AAAAGAATCCCTTGGTGAAGAGTTCAGGATGGCCGTGCAGAGCATTGATTACGAGTCGCCGGTCACCAAGATAAACGGTTGGTTATCAGGAGTAAGTCTGTGATATACTGACCGACATTTTTGAACAGTTGCCGTGAAGGAGCTTCCCAACTTTCTAGCCGACCCAACGCGTGACCAGGGGGTGGCAGGACCCCACCACCAAACGACTATCCACTTGAACTGTGAGAGCACCGATCTCCTTCAGAATGCTTACTCAGACGCTAGAGAGGGGCTCATTTCTAGAAGGTagttaaattcattcaattggTAAATACATTTATGATAAACAGGAATgcatttattgtaatttaaattagatttcaaataaacaaaaagacTAATAAGAGTTCAAAAATACTCGGATAATTCAGTTTGATTttgttgataatttaaaaattatacaatatgatattgtaataaaaaaaaatgtgaaggAATCTTTGGAAGCATTAGTTGGAATTAAAAAGTCTGACAAGTAAAAGTTAAAGAAGTTTAAAAGCCAAccttaaatttgaaagctgGATATGAATCCTTTACTTTACAGGCCTATGCTAGAGATGGTAATTCCGTCCACTCTGGACAAGACCATCGCACCACCAGGATGTCACGTGTGCCTGATCTTCTCGCAATTCACTCCATACCACTTGAAAGATGGCAGAGTATGGAGCGAGGAAACAAAGGACTCATACGCGAAACAGGCAAAGCAAAAAAGAGCCACGAAGCAACAAGTTCTgatggtttgaaaatttcctcagGTGTTTAATAATATTGATGAATACGCGCCCGGTTTCTCGTCGAGTATCATTGGCTTCGAGGTGCTGTCGCCACCTGACCTGGAGAAAACCTTTGGACTGACAGGAGGggtaatttgcaaaaatttcaatataatagtttaataatacattttcGTGCTCCctcaattttaagaaacaattatttgtaacTGCTTTCACCACACGAATAAAGAtgacaatattaatttcaatttacagaATATTTTCCACGGTGCTTTATCCCTGGACCAACTCTTCACTCTGAGGGTTGGAGGCGGATTTGGCCCCTCGGCCCCGGAGACCCCTGTGAAGAATCTGCTCTTGTGCGGAAGCGGAGGACACCCAGGTGGAGGCGTTATGGGCGCCCCTGGCAAATTAGCGGCGGAGGAAGCCATACGATTACTCAAATGACAGATATTTTAAGAGGAGGAGTGAAAATCTGTGCTATTCAactattcaataaaattttaatgattatgtTACAATAAATAACACATGCTTCAAAGCTAGCGAAAAACAGAAAGCGAGCAATGCAGTGCTAATTTGTAGGAAGGAGGGACGTTCTTTTAATCAGATGAAGAAACTGAATCTTGCATATTTCCTCCCTTAAGTCGGTTTGCCTATCACATTTTCAGCGGCTGTTTCACATGATTACTTTGAATTTGTCAATCCAGATTAAACTCATAATATATAAGTCAACCACctcattcttaatattttaaccaacAAGTTTAAATTCTCTAACAAATCACTTTGTTGGTTTGCTGTAATCaataatttgtgcaaataGTTTCTGTCTCTCTTATATAAATAATCACGTTGCCGAAACAAGTAACTCACACGTACACTCcaaactcattgtcagtttcTCTTTCTGGAAATCCGGCCATGTGTTCACGGCTCCTCCGAGCTCTTGAGCAGGGGTTCTTCCTGGATCAGGGCCACTGTCGGCGTCGATTTGAAGCGTTGGCAGAAACAATAGGCCACGTAGGTGGCGCCCGCCAGCACCACGGTGCACATGAGGAACATGTGGCGGTTGGTCTCGGCGTTGTTCTCCGTGCCAGAGTGCAACCACAGCAGGCCTCCGCATGTGATCAGGTTCATGGGCACGCGGAACCAGTTGATGATGTTAGCGCGGTACTGCTCCGGCACCACCTGGCTACGCAGCGACCCGATCGCAGGGTAGTACATGCCCACGCACACCTCCAGCAGGATGAATGCGCCCAGCGAGATGATCGGCGCCCCTGATGAGTAGGCGCACACCAGCGTGCAGCACAGTGCCAGTCCGCACGCAGCCAGCAGCACCTGCTCCGATTTCACCTGCAACAATTTGTTGATCAGACATTTTCtcgaagaagaaaaaaaatcgtgctaATTTTAGAAGTCCCGTTTTTTAAAGGAGAGCTCAACTTAACAGagatcagtaaaaaataaactcttcgTTGGGTTAATTAAAACCTTGGTaaccaaataaattagaagaaaCAGCAGAATTGTTAATGCGTTCTGATGAGAGGATTTCAAATTTGCGAATTaccatgaaattttttatttttatttcattctgtaaataatcaataaaattaacagctaACAATTATTTGTGTCGAATCAGActgaaaactaaattaaattttgttaaaaaaaattggtaaaatgaattctaaaaattaaataaacgtgAGAGTAAATTTAGGAGCATAATTCAGTTGTAAAATTGCCTTTGCCAgagttcatttattttttaaggctTCTACTCCATAGCTGTAAGGCGCAGGATATTTAATTCCAATGCACAAGGCGATTCCAGTCAGGTTAAAAGTCAAATGGGCGTtcttattttacattttttcaaattaacaaacTTTTAGAAAACATGATCTCAACATTGGATTGTAAGCCTTTGCAAGATTTTGTCTTGCTCAAAAAGTTAATACCccatcttttttaaattagcctttttaaatcagtttccTGCCACGTATCCATTAATAAGGCTAGTTTATAgtttaagtattttaaaaaaggtatcACAAGAGCCTGATTAATCCAGGCCAAAAATTCGTTGCAAAACTTACCAACTTTGAAGTACAAATCGAGTAAATCGAAGAGCCAATCATGATGGCAACCATGAAACAAGAGAAGACGAGCCCCAGGGGCGGCCTGGCTGGCTCCAGCATCGGAGTCcaaagaaatacaaaaatgtacaTAACAGCctgcaaacaagaaaataatcctcagtaaaaatttataaatacgaattaaataaattactctaCCTCAAATAGCGCTTGCACCATACCGAGCTGCAGGGTCGTTGGGTCTGAGAGAATGTACCTGAGACCCTTCATGCACGAGAGGCCAGGCTCAGGGTTCACCGAGCCCCGATTTTCTGGCCAATAGTATCCAGCCCCTATTCCAGCAACGACCAAGCACGGCACAGAGAGCATAAACGGCGCTACCGGACCCCACGACAAAGTCTCGGCGGCAAAGTTGGCCACGATGCCTGCTATTATGGCCAGGAGGCCGTTGTAGAAGGTGGCTTTGCTGAACGTTGACGAGATCCACTCCACAGGGAATCCGTGGTGCTCTCTGTGCTCGTAAACATACCTGAGAAGCAAGTTACAAcagccaaataaatatttttgtagatAGAGATGAAATGCTGCAAAATATATCttatatataaaaagtaaACATGATTTTACATTgcctgcaatttaaaaaaaaagaacaacATCCTGATTTTTGGTAATTTGTTAGGGTGCTCTATAGAAGTTTCGGAAAACGCAGCtcacaagaaaaattttattagaattatTAATCTtagaacattaaattttgtgccaaaagatgCCCAATTAGACAGCCTAACACATTGATTTTGCccacattttttaactatccAAATTTGggtaattttagaataaatcaataagagtacttttatttttgtaaccaTGTATATATGGGATAAATAATGTTGCCTTGGGCGTGAGTAACATGCCTAGAAAATTTAAGGATGGTGAACTCAAGAGGGACTCAAATTCCCAATCACTCAGCTCATTTggtattcaattaaaaaaaaatcttctcgAGTTTACCCATATTTATATCACGAATAATATTGTGTGAATGTGACAAGTAGAGGGCAGAGTCATAGGCTAGCTGGcaatgtcaaattttattaaaaacaaaggaCATTTAGAGAGGTAGGTGTGCCAGTCCTATTGataaagagaaaagaaaatatgaacCACATATAACTCACGTTATCTGCACTGATAAAAAATCTAAGAAGGCTGTCAAAATTGTAAGACCCACTCTTTTGAttagccaaaatatttttttgcaggtcGTGCATCCCAAAGCCATgcacttaaaatgatttcagaaaaaaacaagtcAAGCTAGTTGTTCTTATCAGCCACATACATACCAAGCCTCAAAACTTGAGAAAAGCATTGATGTGGAAATTCCGCCCAAGATCCTCCCGAAGAGCAGGACAAAATATTCTGGGCTGAGCTTGGTGAAGCAGCAGATGGAGTAGAGCACAGCAAAGCAGACACACATAAGTTTGCGGCCGAACCGGTCGGCCAGCGGTCCAGTGCTGGTGCCGAACAAGATGCTGGCAGCAAAACCCACGACATAGAGCACGGCGATTTGCGACTCAGCAAAGCCATAGTAGCTGTACAGCTTGTACACGTAGGGGCCTTGCAACCAGTCAGAGAAAAGGGCTGGGAAGTAGACTATGAAGAAAAGTCGCTGGAAGCGCAGGAAGTCTGGGTTGGACGCCTGAAGGGTCGGCTGTGCTCGCGACGCGACCCGGTGGatgaaaaaacacaaacagcCCAACGCAGCCAAGCTGCCGTAAACTTCAGTTTCCATCTGAAAAATGattcaaggaaaaatttagACAAGTGTTTACTCACTCCAAACACATcgaatgcaaaaaattttaaccagctccaatatattattattatattagtTAATTCCCTGATTTtgtggattttgttttaataaattaaataaatattccagatTAATCTTTAGACTTTACCTTTGCAAAGGAAGCAGTTGAATGGTTTTCTCAGTTAAGCGACGTTATTTCATGTGGCAGGATTTTACACAAGCCGTCGTCATCACAGCACTAGCGTGTCGTGTTTGCTATCGCTATCAACATGACGCGCAATCGGCTCCATCGTGCCACGCCGAAGTTGTATCCTGACTGAAACTAAAGGAAGTCGAGTTAATTTATGTGTGCAGAAATAGTTTCATATGCCAGGCAAcatcattaaataatattaaacagaAGTATTATTACGTTctcctaaaattaaaacttgaaaaaatttctacgTTTGTGGACAAAATTATCTTTGTAAAATCaaggaaataacaaaaacattttgaccACTTTGACATCAAAATAACCTGAAACAtgcgtttgattttttaaaataatttcagtttaGTTGAAgtaggaaatttcaaataagaaattattaaattgttaagCTGTAGCTCAGCATTTAATTGCAAGCAAACCTTACGCAGGCAAATaatgctgaatttaattttacagtcaCCGTCTGctatgtttttgttttcattcgtGTTCTTGCGGACGTCTTACGTTTACTTGATTATAAAAccggtttttaaaatagatcaAATTCAAGGAggtttgctcttttttctGTTATCTATACAATGAATCAATTCGTAGctcatgaaaattaatttcacagtattttaattttgtttcatttagtaatattgtagattttttttacagaattttaaactgttgACTCGATTAAGTgtttatcagatttttttaaaataccgGTAATACCGGTATCCTATTGAAGAGATTCCGGTTACTACTCCCCCGCCATAATCAAGGAggttattttgtaaaattttcctgtCGCTTCCGCAGCATCCGAGTAGTCCTTTGTTTACGTCCTACGATTGCTGTAATGAGTCTCGGACGAACTGTGGTTTTCTGcaaattcttcacttaaattGTCGTCGGCGCTGGTGTCCATCGAAAGGACGCGTTTCCCTTTGGCTCGGACATCCTAGTGTGCAGTCATGGCCGAGGTAAACACCGCTTCCAAGTCGACACAACAGTGGCTTTTGGCGGAGCTCGTCGACTGATCTTGTTCTTTCGGCAGGCGAATGTCGGCAAGAACGACAAAGACTTCGACCCGAGCGTCGAAATGCTAGTTAACGACTTCGACGACGAGCAGACcttggaggaggaggaagcgATGGAGGCCACAGAAGACACTCAGAAGGAACTCTGTAACCTGAAAGAGGTGCCATACTTGATTCCTCAGGGGGGTTCTCCTGGCTTTGCGGATTTAAAACCACCCTCGAGCGATTTCCGTGTCCAGCTTAAGGTCAATTTTGTGCTTTACTTTTCACCGCGGTAAATTAACAGCAAATTAAcggcttaaataattttggcgCGCTTTGCCTTGTGTTTGTCTGGGTGTTTTTAAAGCCCAAGCTGGTTTTCGTGATTCAATTGTTTAAAGTGTTTTGAAACCATCTCTACTAGTTGTGATGTTGATACTTTTGACTGATTAGCTTCGTTCCCAACTTCAGGAGGGAGAAATGCCTCTGGAACAACTCATGGCCATGTATGGGTGTTACGCGGGAGGTGGTGAACCACCTGCTGAGAGTTCTGAGGAAGAAGAGGAGAATGACGCGAATgaagaggaaaatgaaaatgaggaGAACGTTGAAGAGGAAGCTAGTGACTCTGAAAATAATGGCAAAAACTATTCTGAACTGCAAAAAT
The nucleotide sequence above comes from Cloeon dipterum chromosome X, ieCloDipt1.1, whole genome shotgun sequence. Encoded proteins:
- the LOC135946772 gene encoding molybdate-anion transporter-like, producing the protein METEVYGSLAALGCLCFFIHRVASRAQPTLQASNPDFLRFQRLFFIVYFPALFSDWLQGPYVYKLYSYYGFAESQIAVLYVVGFAASILFGTSTGPLADRFGRKLMCVCFAVLYSICCFTKLSPEYFVLLFGRILGGISTSMLFSSFEAWYVYEHREHHGFPVEWISSTFSKATFYNGLLAIIAGIVANFAAETLSWGPVAPFMLSVPCLVVAGIGAGYYWPENRGSVNPEPGLSCMKGLRYILSDPTTLQLGMVQALFEAVMYIFVFLWTPMLEPARPPLGLVFSCFMVAIMIGSSIYSICTSKLVKSEQVLLAACGLALCCTLVCAYSSGAPIISLGAFILLEVCVGMYYPAIGSLRSQVVPEQYRANIINWFRVPMNLITCGGLLWLHSGTENNAETNRHMFLMCTVVLAGATYVAYCFCQRFKSTPTVALIQEEPLLKSSEEP